The proteins below are encoded in one region of Pygocentrus nattereri isolate fPygNat1 chromosome 13, fPygNat1.pri, whole genome shotgun sequence:
- the pts gene encoding 6-pyruvoyl tetrahydrobiopterin synthase, whose protein sequence is MEKNNTQRSAERVGYITRVESLSACHRLHSKSLSDEENKRIFGKCNNPNGHGHNYKVEVTVRGKIDQDTGMVMNLTDLKQYIEEAIMKPLDHKNLDLDVPYFANVVSTTENLAVYIWDSMVKLLPPNMLYEIKVHETDKNIVIYRGE, encoded by the exons ATGGAGAAAAATAACACTCAGCGGTCAGCAGAGCGCGTCGGCTACATCACTCGAGTGGAAAGCCTCAGCGCCTGTCATCGACTCCACAG CAAATCCTTAAGTGATGAAGAGAACAAGAGGATATTTGGAAAGTGTAACAACCCCAATGGTCATGGCCACAACTACAAAG TTGAAGTGACAGTACGAGGGAAG ATTGACCAAGACACAGGAATGGTGATGAACCTAACCGATCTTAAGCAGTATATAGAG GAGGCCATCATGAAACCCCTCGACCACAAAAACCTGGACCTGGACGTGCCATACTTTGCTAATGTCGTCAG CACGACTGAAAATCTTGCCGTATATATTTGGGACAGCATGGTCAAGCTTCTTCCACCCAATATGCTCTACGAGATCAAGGTGCATGAAACGGATAAGAACATAGTTATATACAGAGGGGAGTAG
- the LOC108424859 gene encoding glucagon-like peptide 2 receptor isoform X1, with translation MFTVSFPQPVSRLAGWGTMMLSTLLLLLSFPGASGSILEDLIYKRAEYQENCTQTLAATLHTVTGIYCNGTWDAFICWPHSSPGIVGVPCPPYLPWIKEGSSGNAYRICTINGTWKTQENSSLAWRDESECEDSDFFKNEEDEIFHHSVLRILSIVGYSLSLASLSLAVLIMGLLRKLHCTRNYIHMNLFVSFMFRAMAVITKEIVFYIMYSNVPKDENGWNSYVDSTMSLVCKASKVSMQYFVGCNYFWLLVEAIFLHTLLFTAVLTKRSLLKRYVLVGWGTPVLFVAPWTVVKILYENKGCWFIINRWIWWIIRAPITLAVLVIFCIFLKIIKLLLSKLKADQVKFTDYRYSLARATLVLIPLLGIHEIVFTIIIDETIQGKHRYVRNFINLTLSSFQGFLVAVLYCFANGEVQAELKNRWQVYLFANHFEVHNCFTRMHPKHLWKKSRKAPRHPTDHSDSYEDGSHVPTRDQAQLTQVTVQSAVEEVSCARCTGLEFYTRKSLSSSDGEMTLACSGPSEAHQTGSI, from the exons ATGTTCACTGTTTCGTTTCCTCAGCCTGTGAGCAGGCTGGCAGGCTGGGGCACCATGATGCTCTCCACTCTCCTTCTGCTGCTTTCTTTCCCAGGG GCCTCTGGTTCCATACTCGAAGATTTGATATATAAACGTGCTGAATATCAAGAAAACTGTACACAAACCCTGGCAGCCACCCTCCATACTGTAACTG GAATATACTGCAATGGGACGTGGGACGCTTTTATCTGTTGGCCACATTCATCTCCTGGGATCGTTGGAGTACCCTGCCCTCCGTATTTACCATGGATCAAGGAAG GTTCCTCAGGAAATGCATATAGGATTTGCACAATCAATGGGACCTGGAAAACGCAAGAAAACTCCAGTTTGGCATGGCGAGATGAGTCCGAATGTGAAGACTCTGACTTTTTCAAAAATGAG GAAGACGAGATATTTCATCATTCAGTGTTGAGGATTCTGTCCATTGTTGGCTACTCATTGTCCTTGGCTTCCCTCTCTCTGGCTGTGCTCATTATGGGCCTGTTGAG gaaACTTCACTGCACGAGGAACTACATCCACATGAACCTTTTTGTGTCATTCATGTTTAGAGCAATGGCAGTCATCACCAAAGAAATCGTATTCTACATCATGTACTCCAACGTGCCCAAGGATGAAAATGGATGGAACAGCTACGTGGATTCAACA ATGTCTTTGGTCTGCAAAGCCTCCAAGGTGTCTATGCAGTATTTTGTGGGGTGCAATTACTTCTGGCTCCTGGTGGAGGCGATATTTCTCCACACGCTTCTCTTCACTGCGGTGTTGACCAAGCGGAGCCTACTGAAGAGATATGTGCTGGTAGGATGGG GAACACCAGTTTTATTTGTGGCCCCTTGGACAGTGGTTAAAATACTATATGAAAATAAAGG CTGCTGGTTCATTATCAACAGGTGGATTTGGTGGATTATTAGGGCTCCAATTACACTGGCAGTTCTG gttattttctgcatatttcTCAAAATCATAAAACTTCTACTGTCAAAATTGAAAGCTGACCAAGTTAAGTTTACGGATTACAGATACAG TTTAGCCAGAGCTACACTGGTGCTGATCCCACTGCTCGGGATCCATGAGATTGTGTTCACAATAATCATAGACGAAACTATTCAAGGGAAACACCGTTATGTACGAAACTTCATCAATCTAACCCTGAGCTCCTTCCAG GGCTTTCTGGTCGCTGTCCTGTATTGCTTTGCCAATGGAGAG GTCCAAGCTGAGCTGAAGAACAGGTGGCAAGTTTACCTCTTTGCCAACCACTTTGAGGTTCACAATTGCTTCACCCGCATGCACCCAAAACACTTATGGAAGAAGTCGCGGAAGGCACCAAGGCACCCCACAGACCACAGCGATTCATATGAGGATGGCAGTCATGTGCCCACACGTGATCAGGCGCAGCTGACCCAGGTGACTGTCCAGTCAGCAGTAGAGGAGGTATCCTGTGCCCGGTGCACAGGCCTGGAGTTCTACACCAGGAAGAGCCTGTCCAGCTCTGATGGAGAGATGACTTTAG ccTGTTCTGGACCTTCTGAGGCTCATCAAACTGGATCAATCTGA
- the LOC108424859 gene encoding glucagon-like peptide 2 receptor isoform X2 produces the protein MFTVSFPQPVSRLAGWGTMMLSTLLLLLSFPGASGSILEDLIYKRAEYQENCTQTLAATLHTVTGIYCNGTWDAFICWPHSSPGIVGVPCPPYLPWIKEGSSGNAYRICTINGTWKTQENSSLAWRDESECEDSDFFKNEEDEIFHHSVLRILSIVGYSLSLASLSLAVLIMGLLRKLHCTRNYIHMNLFVSFMFRAMAVITKEIVFYIMYSNVPKDENGWNSYVDSTMSLVCKASKVSMQYFVGCNYFWLLVEAIFLHTLLFTAVLTKRSLLKRYVLVGWGTPVLFVAPWTVVKILYENKGCWFIINRWIWWIIRAPITLAVLVIFCIFLKIIKLLLSKLKADQVKFTDYRYSLARATLVLIPLLGIHEIVFTIIIDETIQGKHRYVRNFINLTLSSFQGFLVAVLYCFANGEVQAELKNRWQVYLFANHFEVHNCFTRMHPKHLWKKSRKAPRHPTDHSDSYEDGSHVPTRDQAQLTQVTVQSAVEEVSCARCTGLEFYTRKSLSSSDGEMTLGETMEEILEESEF, from the exons ATGTTCACTGTTTCGTTTCCTCAGCCTGTGAGCAGGCTGGCAGGCTGGGGCACCATGATGCTCTCCACTCTCCTTCTGCTGCTTTCTTTCCCAGGG GCCTCTGGTTCCATACTCGAAGATTTGATATATAAACGTGCTGAATATCAAGAAAACTGTACACAAACCCTGGCAGCCACCCTCCATACTGTAACTG GAATATACTGCAATGGGACGTGGGACGCTTTTATCTGTTGGCCACATTCATCTCCTGGGATCGTTGGAGTACCCTGCCCTCCGTATTTACCATGGATCAAGGAAG GTTCCTCAGGAAATGCATATAGGATTTGCACAATCAATGGGACCTGGAAAACGCAAGAAAACTCCAGTTTGGCATGGCGAGATGAGTCCGAATGTGAAGACTCTGACTTTTTCAAAAATGAG GAAGACGAGATATTTCATCATTCAGTGTTGAGGATTCTGTCCATTGTTGGCTACTCATTGTCCTTGGCTTCCCTCTCTCTGGCTGTGCTCATTATGGGCCTGTTGAG gaaACTTCACTGCACGAGGAACTACATCCACATGAACCTTTTTGTGTCATTCATGTTTAGAGCAATGGCAGTCATCACCAAAGAAATCGTATTCTACATCATGTACTCCAACGTGCCCAAGGATGAAAATGGATGGAACAGCTACGTGGATTCAACA ATGTCTTTGGTCTGCAAAGCCTCCAAGGTGTCTATGCAGTATTTTGTGGGGTGCAATTACTTCTGGCTCCTGGTGGAGGCGATATTTCTCCACACGCTTCTCTTCACTGCGGTGTTGACCAAGCGGAGCCTACTGAAGAGATATGTGCTGGTAGGATGGG GAACACCAGTTTTATTTGTGGCCCCTTGGACAGTGGTTAAAATACTATATGAAAATAAAGG CTGCTGGTTCATTATCAACAGGTGGATTTGGTGGATTATTAGGGCTCCAATTACACTGGCAGTTCTG gttattttctgcatatttcTCAAAATCATAAAACTTCTACTGTCAAAATTGAAAGCTGACCAAGTTAAGTTTACGGATTACAGATACAG TTTAGCCAGAGCTACACTGGTGCTGATCCCACTGCTCGGGATCCATGAGATTGTGTTCACAATAATCATAGACGAAACTATTCAAGGGAAACACCGTTATGTACGAAACTTCATCAATCTAACCCTGAGCTCCTTCCAG GGCTTTCTGGTCGCTGTCCTGTATTGCTTTGCCAATGGAGAG GTCCAAGCTGAGCTGAAGAACAGGTGGCAAGTTTACCTCTTTGCCAACCACTTTGAGGTTCACAATTGCTTCACCCGCATGCACCCAAAACACTTATGGAAGAAGTCGCGGAAGGCACCAAGGCACCCCACAGACCACAGCGATTCATATGAGGATGGCAGTCATGTGCCCACACGTGATCAGGCGCAGCTGACCCAGGTGACTGTCCAGTCAGCAGTAGAGGAGGTATCCTGTGCCCGGTGCACAGGCCTGGAGTTCTACACCAGGAAGAGCCTGTCCAGCTCTGATGGAGAGATGACTTTAGGTGAGACAATGGAGGAGATTCTGGAGGAGAGTGAATTTTAA
- the rcvrnb gene encoding recoverin b has protein sequence MGNSKSGVLSKDLLEELKSNTRYTEEQLYAWYQTFMKECPSGQISTEQFESIYASFFPDADPKAYAQHVFRSFDSNSDGTLDFKEYIVALHLTSSGKTIQKLEWAFALYDVDKNGTITKNEIHEIVKSIFNMISKEDQKNLPDDENTPEKRTEKIWAFFGKQENDKITEGEFIQGVMDNKHILRLIQFDEPQKVQNRLKEKKQ, from the exons ATGGGCAACAGTAAAAGTGGTGTACTCTCCAAAGACTTGCTAGAAGAACTGAAATCCAATACTAGGTACACAGAAGAGCAACTTTACGCCTGGTACCAGACCTTTATGAAAGAGTGCCCCAGTGGCCAGATCAGCACAGAGCAATTTGAGAGCATCTACGCCAGCTTCTTTCCTGATGCCGACCCAAAGGCCTACGCTCAGCATGTGTTCCGAAGCTTCGACTCAAACAGTGATGGAACTCTTGATTTTAAAGAGTACATTGTGGCACTGCATCTCACTTCCTCTGGGAAGACCATCCAGAAGCTGGAGTGGGCCTTTGCATTGTATGATGTGGACAAGAATGGGACCATCACAAAAAATGAGATCCATGAAATTGTCAag tcaaTATTTAACATGATCTCAAAAGAGGATCAGAAAAACCTACCAGACGATGAGAACACACCTgaaaaaagaactgaaaaaatCTGGGCCTTTTttggaaaacaagaaaatg ATAAAATAACAGAAGGAGAGTTCATCCAGGGAGTGATGGACAATAAGCACATTCTCAGATTGATCCAGTTTGATGAGCCTCAGAAGGTCCAGAACAggctgaaggaaaaaaaacagtag